CTAAGTGCATGTGCACAGTCAGACGAAAACGTCATAGAAGTTATAGCAACTCAAATACCACATGCAGAGATATTAAATGAAGCAAAAACAATTCTAGAAGAACAAGGATATACACTAAAAGTGATCATTACTTCTGATTACTATTTTCCAAATCCATCTGTTTCTGCTGGAGATGCAGATGCAAACTTTTTCCAACATGTTCCATTTTTGGATGCTTATAATTTAGAAAATCCAAACAATCAATTAGTGATTGGTGCAAGAGTTCATATTGAACCTATTGGATTATATGCTAATCAATATACTAGCATAGAAGATATCGAAGATGGAGCAAACGTTTTATTAAGTAATTCTATATCAGATCACGGTAGAGCTTTAAATCTTTTAGCAGCTGCTGGATTGATTACATTAAAAGAAGGTATTGATATTACATCACCAAATTTTGATATACAAACATCTATATTAACAAATCCAAAAAATTTAGTATTGAAAACAGATGTTTCACCAGATTTTTTAATATCAGCGTATAACAGTGATGAAGCTGATTTATATATTATCAATTCAAACTATGTTTTAGAAGGCGGATTAAATCCATTAACTGACTCTATCTTTATTGAACAAACGACTAATAATCCTTATGTAAATGTATTAGCTGTTAAAGCATCACTATTAGACGATCCTAAAATACAAGCCTTAATAGAGGTA
The sequence above is drawn from the Mariniplasma anaerobium genome and encodes:
- a CDS encoding MetQ/NlpA family ABC transporter substrate-binding protein, which gives rise to MKKFIFITIFLITILGLSACAQSDENVIEVIATQIPHAEILNEAKTILEEQGYTLKVIITSDYYFPNPSVSAGDADANFFQHVPFLDAYNLENPNNQLVIGARVHIEPIGLYANQYTSIEDIEDGANVLLSNSISDHGRALNLLAAAGLITLKEGIDITSPNFDIQTSILTNPKNLVLKTDVSPDFLISAYNSDEADLYIINSNYVLEGGLNPLTDSIFIEQTTNNPYVNVLAVKASLLDDPKIQALIEVLESQAIKDFITNQYNGSVIPA